AGATGGGCTTCACGCTCGGTACCCTCGACGAGGCAGAGGACCCGGAGGTGCGGCTCGCTCTCGCGATCTCGCCGAAGGGCGACGTCGACGGGTTCCTGTCATGGCTCCCGGTCTACGGCGGCGACGGGCGGGTGCGCGGCTGGACGCTCGACCTCATGCGCCGCCGTGAGGGCGGCTTCGCCCCCGTCATGGAGTACCTCATCGGCGCGTCCGCACGGCACTTCTCCGACGAGGGCGCCGACATCCTGTCGCTGTCGGGTGCGCCGCTGACGCACGAGTACCCGGACGACGCCGGGCCGATCGCGGAACTGACCGACAAGCTCGCCGAGGTCCTGGAGCCGGTCTACGGCTTCCGGTCGCTGCACCGCTTCAAGGAGAAGTTCCACCCGAGGTACGAGACGATGTACCTCCTCTTCCGCGACGAGTCCGACCTCACCCGCATCGCCGCAGGTCTCACGCGTGCCTTCCTGCCCGATGCGACGATCCGGCAGTTCGCGAGCGCGGGCCTCGAACTCGTCCGCGGCGACAAGGACTGACGGCATCCCGGTCGGATCCATCAGCCGGCGGCAGCACAAAAGCCGCCTCACCCACCGAGGTGGAGAGGCGGCTGTGCTCGCGGGTTACGCGAGAGGGCGGATGTTCTCGGCCTGGAGCCCCTTGGGGCCCTGCGCGATCTCGAACTCCACGCGCTGGTTCTCTTCGAGCGAGCGGTAGCCCCCGGCCTGGATGGCGGTGTAGTGCGCGAAGACGTCTGCGCCACCCTCATCCGGCG
This genomic interval from Microbacterium sp. 4R-513 contains the following:
- a CDS encoding cold-shock protein, with amino-acid sequence MSTQGTVKWFNSEKGFGFIAPDEGGADVFAHYTAIQAGGYRSLEENQRVEFEIAQGPKGLQAENIRPLA